In the genome of Burkholderia sp. PAMC 26561, one region contains:
- a CDS encoding C1 family peptidase: METGQVQAGRSNTRGEHAGADAPALAVTPAVHVDGVVRKLASTARRLKPLARPELKIATANKTLREPPASASLRSMCPPVLDQDPIQSCAAFAFTSALRFLHMRDGQDECLSPLFCYYATRVLIEKEQNGDDSGCKADAVVEALENYGVCVESLWPYDTAKFAVEPPASAFDDAVTRKLAKVYRVTTLRAMKVSIADGYPVPVAFPVARSVGYGSDAVLSPTWRTGVFPVPTAALGDVRTGASSVSAGSAGGSVGSAGRAVGSGGGAVDSAGGAMGSGGGSVGSAGKATGYAGGPVNDMNPFHQPASDLADGYHFVLAIGYDDATGLVESENSWGPTFGDNGYGYLPYALFGPTQDTLIADPSVLAEDPWTVRFQSDEARSATHQ; this comes from the coding sequence GTGGAAACCGGTCAAGTGCAAGCGGGTCGGAGCAACACACGAGGTGAGCACGCGGGGGCAGACGCTCCGGCATTGGCGGTCACGCCTGCCGTTCATGTGGATGGCGTTGTGCGGAAGCTCGCTTCAACTGCGCGACGGCTCAAGCCGCTCGCCCGGCCCGAACTCAAGATAGCGACTGCGAACAAAACATTGCGGGAACCGCCGGCTTCGGCAAGCTTGCGTTCGATGTGCCCGCCCGTCCTCGATCAGGATCCTATCCAGTCATGCGCGGCCTTCGCGTTCACCAGCGCATTGCGGTTCCTGCACATGCGCGATGGACAAGATGAATGTCTGTCGCCGCTCTTTTGCTATTACGCGACTCGCGTACTGATCGAGAAGGAACAAAACGGCGACGATTCGGGATGCAAAGCCGACGCGGTCGTCGAGGCGCTTGAGAACTACGGCGTGTGCGTCGAAAGTCTATGGCCCTACGACACGGCGAAGTTCGCGGTCGAGCCGCCCGCGAGCGCCTTCGACGATGCAGTAACGCGCAAGCTGGCGAAGGTGTACAGGGTAACGACGCTGCGAGCCATGAAAGTGTCGATCGCCGACGGCTATCCTGTGCCCGTTGCCTTTCCTGTGGCGCGCTCGGTCGGCTATGGCAGCGACGCGGTTTTATCGCCGACATGGCGAACCGGCGTGTTCCCTGTGCCGACCGCAGCACTCGGCGACGTCCGGACCGGTGCATCGAGCGTATCCGCTGGTTCGGCAGGCGGTTCTGTGGGCTCAGCGGGCCGCGCCGTGGGCTCTGGAGGTGGCGCTGTGGACTCCGCAGGCGGCGCTATGGGCTCCGGGGGTGGTTCTGTTGGATCTGCTGGCAAAGCCACCGGTTATGCAGGCGGCCCTGTAAATGACATGAACCCTTTCCATCAACCTGCTTCCGATCTTGCCGACGGCTACCACTTCGTTCTGGCCATCGGTTACGACGACGCCACCGGCCTGGTAGAAAGCGAAAATTCCTGGGGACCGACTTTCGGCGATAACGGCTATGGCTATTTGCCGTATGCGTTATTCGGACCGACGCAGGACACGCTCATCGCGGACCCGAGCGTGCTGGCTGAAGACCCGTGGACGGTACGCTTCCAATCCGACGAAGCCAGGTCCGCAACGCATCAATAA
- a CDS encoding H-NS family nucleoid-associated regulatory protein codes for MPTLEVIQEKLKKLQAQADVLIAKKAQSALEQIRRLMLEHRLTTEDIEEKTKARREAKGDSGLAIGSKRKASNARGTKVAPKFQDPKSGATWTGRGSAPAWIAKAKNRSRFLIQGDAVAAHAASPEIENAEATTTAKPRGYRTGPQPAKYRDRKSGATWSGKGRAPAWLANVRDRTKFLIEEEGASPVAEVATKAARKASAVGKKANAAKKPTRKVAAKKITAKKAAATKNEVKEATPRQSVAASKKVAAKKTGTVAKKRVAKKVSGSGSAAKAATVADDNGSTQAAIEAPVV; via the coding sequence ATGCCCACACTCGAAGTCATTCAAGAAAAGCTAAAGAAGTTGCAGGCGCAAGCCGACGTGCTCATAGCAAAGAAAGCGCAGTCCGCGTTGGAGCAAATCCGTCGCCTGATGCTAGAACACAGATTGACGACCGAAGATATCGAAGAAAAAACGAAAGCAAGGCGGGAAGCAAAAGGGGACAGCGGTTTGGCTATTGGGTCAAAGCGCAAAGCATCCAATGCCCGTGGCACCAAAGTCGCTCCCAAGTTCCAGGACCCAAAGAGTGGTGCCACATGGACCGGCCGGGGAAGTGCACCGGCTTGGATCGCTAAAGCGAAAAACCGCAGTCGGTTTCTGATTCAAGGTGATGCGGTGGCGGCTCACGCGGCGTCTCCCGAAATTGAGAACGCGGAAGCAACGACGACAGCGAAACCGCGTGGGTACCGAACGGGACCGCAGCCGGCTAAGTATCGCGACCGCAAGTCAGGTGCAACATGGAGCGGAAAAGGACGCGCACCGGCATGGCTTGCGAACGTCAGAGATCGCACCAAATTCCTGATTGAGGAGGAGGGTGCATCGCCTGTTGCTGAAGTCGCGACCAAAGCGGCGCGTAAAGCGTCTGCTGTAGGCAAGAAGGCGAATGCAGCAAAAAAGCCAACGCGGAAAGTTGCAGCGAAGAAAATCACCGCAAAAAAGGCCGCCGCCACAAAAAATGAGGTGAAGGAAGCAACGCCGAGACAATCCGTTGCTGCTAGCAAGAAGGTTGCTGCGAAGAAAACAGGGACTGTCGCTAAAAAGAGAGTTGCAAAGAAGGTGAGTGGTTCAGGCAGTGCTGCGAAGGCAGCAACGGTAGCTGACGATAACGGCAGTACCCAAGCAGCCATTGAAGCGCCCGTAGTGTAA
- a CDS encoding SbtR family transcriptional regulator gives MPYCVASARSDPESSMNPASSQLIETTRVLLNAAKSAGMAVKEVTTEDIFELVTTLSWGVDRFGDDEQAARRRVAIATVSIFRET, from the coding sequence TTGCCCTATTGCGTAGCGAGCGCACGAAGCGATCCGGAATCGTCGATGAACCCGGCAAGCTCGCAGCTGATAGAGACGACTCGCGTACTTCTCAATGCAGCCAAATCTGCCGGCATGGCGGTGAAGGAAGTGACGACAGAGGATATCTTCGAACTTGTCACGACATTATCCTGGGGCGTTGATCGTTTCGGCGACGACGAGCAAGCTGCCCGCAGGCGAGTTGCCATTGCGACTGTGAGCATCTTTCGCGAGACGTGA